From Bradyrhizobium sp. sBnM-33:
GGTTCGCCGCCGGCTCGCCGATCCGGTTTTCCAGCCGGGTGGCCGCATCGCCCGGACCGCCGAGCACGCGGATCATGACGCCGCGGTTATCGCGGCCCCAGATCGCGCGATCCGGCGCCAGCGAATAGGAGCGGTAGCGCTTGTAGCCGTTGATGGTCGGCGTCGTGAACACGGTCGACGCGCGGGCGTGCTCCAGCAGTCCCGCGAGATAGGCCCGGCCAAACGGACTCAGCACCTCGCCCTTATCGCCGGGCATGAACGAGTTTTCGCCGCTGGCGCGCGACACCAGCGATTGATGCAGGTGCCAGCCGGAGGCGAAGACATTGGGCAGTTTCGGCCGGCACATGAAGGTCGCGTGATAGCCATGGCGGCGTGCGATCTGTTTTACGGCCGATCTGAACAGCACCATGTTGTCGGCGGGCAGGAGGCCTTTGGTCGGCTGGAAGGTGAATTCGCACTGGCTCGGGCCGAACTCGACCTCGATCGAACGCAAGGGAAGGTCGAGCGCCAGCACGTCGCGGCGGATGATTTCCAGCGCCGGCTCCATCTGGTCGTAGCGCTGCTCGGTCAGATACTGGTAGCCGTGCGAGAGCAGGCTGACCGAAGGCGGCGTACCGGGCTGGCCGGCATGCTCCGGCGCCATATGCGCCTCGTCGAGCTTGAAGAGATGGAATTCGACTTCGAGCCCGGCCACGAAATCGTAGCCGCGCTGCCCGAGCTGGTCGATCACCTTGCGATAGAGATGTCGCGTCGCGAACGGCACCGGACGGCCATCGTTGAAATAGAGGTCGCACAGCAGCCAGCCGGTGGTCGGCGCCCATGGCAGCACGCGAAAGGTGGTGGGATCCGCCACCATCAAGACGTCGGCGGCGCCTTCCATCTCCTTCATGCCGAACCCGCCGCCGGCGGTGAACACCGGGAATACCGTCTTGTGCGAGGTATCCTTGGCGAGCATGGTGGTGGTGATGGAGCAGCCGCTTTCGAGCGAGGCAATCGCTTCGCTGGCCACCAGCGTCTTGCCGCGCAAAATGCCGTGCTGGTCGGGGAATGACAGGCGGATGACTTCGAGATTTTTCTCTTCGACGATCTTGCGCAGGCGGCCCGCCGCCTCCTGCTGCTCCCCAGACCACATCCCGTGACGTTCCACAAAACTCAACGCGTCACCCCCGCGAGTCTGAACTGAATAATTGAAACGGCGCTATATCGGCCGTCATTGCGAGCCAACGGGTCGCGCGAATGCGCGCCCGATGACAGGCTCCGCGAAGCAATCCATAGCACCGCAAGCGTTGGCATGGATTGCTTCGTCGCTGCGCTCCTCGCAATGACGGAGGAGAGACCATCACTCCGCTGCCGTGAGGTGGGGGACCTTGCCGGCAATCTCCGTCGGTACCGGCGCGGCCCACGGCGCGCCGCGGCGGCGCTTGACGTCGATTTCCATCCAGTAGATTTCCCAGCCCTGCGTGGGTCCGATGCCGTCCATCGTTGCCGGGCCTTGGATGCTCCGCGCGTGGGCCGCGTCGAGGAACAGCATCGGCTTCTCGCCGCCGGCGACCTTCTCGATCTCCTGCCGCAGCAGGCGGCGATACTGCACGATCGCCTTGTCCGATTGTCCCAGATGCTCATTGGTGCGGTCCTGGATCGCGCCCATCGACTCCACCGCCCACTGGTCGTGGACGTTGATGTCGGTCCCCATGCCGGTATAGGTTTCCGTGGCCTGTTCGTGCGGGTCGAAGCCGTAATCGTTGCTCTTGTTCTTGCGCGACTTGTAATCCGGCAGTTCATAGAGTTTGAGGCGCTGGTCGCGCATCTTCTTCTTGTCGACCGGCGTCGTATAGCTGGTGAAGATCGCGTACCAGTAGCAGTTCTCGTCATCGATAGGCACGTGCCACTGCGTGATCGTCATCTCCGTACTCATCGGGATAACGAAGCCATGCGGGAAGAGCTGATTGGTGACGCGCACATGCGTCCGCTCTTCATCGATCTCGCGCAGCGCGATCAGGCGCAGGCCGTATTCGGTATGTTCGACATTGATGATCGGGTTATCGTACTCGCGCAAAATCTTCGTCATCGGCATGTCGCTGCCGGCGGACGCGCCGCGGAACTGCTTGCCGTAGGCGGTGGAAGTGTCCTCGTCCTCGAAGAAGCGGTGCAGGAACGAGGCGTGCGCCGGATCGATGCCGACTTCCAGCGCCTGCAGCCAGTTGCAATTGATGTGGCCCTTGAATGCAAAGGTATGGCTGTCGGGTGCCACAAAACAGTCGATCTCCGGAAACGCCGGCGGTTCGCCTTCGCCGAGAAAGGCCCAGAGGATGCCGCTCTTCTCGACCACGGGATAGGAGCGCTGCTTGATGCCCTGGCAGAGCTTTGAGTCCTTCGGCTCGGCCGGCGTCTCCAGGCACTGGCCGGAGACATCGAACAGCCAGCCATGGAAGGCGCAACGCAAGCCGCCGTTCTCCAGCCGTCCGAAGGCGAGGTCGGCGCCGCGATGGGCGCAGTGGCGGTCGATCAGGCCATAGCGGCCTTGCTCGTCGCGAAACAGCACGAGGTTTTCGCCGAGCAGTTTTACGGGCCGCACCGGCCGCGGGCCCTGCAGCTCATCCACCAGCGCCGCCGGCTGCCAGTACATGCGCATCAGCTTGCCGCAGGGGTCCTTGCGACCGGTGCGGGTGATCAGGTCGTTCGCTTCCTGGCTCATCATGGCGAGAATCTCCGGTGATTGGATTTGTTCGCCTATTGAACTTTTGTGCGATTTTAACGTAGGCTGGGCGTGAGGCAAGCGGATTATGGAGGCAGTGATGCCCAAGCTGAAGCGCGCGGTGGGCGCAGACAACCGCGGCGCCACCGATTTCATCGAAAGCCTCGACCGCGGCCTGCGCGTGCTCGAAATATTTGGCGGCAGCCGGCAGCCGATGACGCTGAGCGACCTTGCCAAGGCCGCCGACCTGCCGCGCGCGACCGCACGGCGCATCCTCTTCACGCTCGAACGCGCCGGCTTCGTTGTAACCGACGGCAAGCTGTTCCGCCTGATGCCGCGCGTGCTGGTGCTGGCGTCAAGCTTTCTCGCTTCCAACCATGTCGTCTCGGTGCTGCAGCCGGCGCTGGATCGGCTGTCGAGCGAGGCGCAGGAGATCGCGTCGATGGCGATCCTTGACGGCAACGAGGTCGTCTTCATCGCGCGCGCCAGCCCGACGCGGATATTTTCCGCCGGCATCGATATCGGCTACCGGCTGCCGGCATTCTGCACCTCGGTCGGCCGCGTGCTGCTGTCGCGGCTGGCCGACGACGAACTGGCCGCCGCGCTCGACGGGATGGAGCTTGCGCCGCTGACGCCGTTCACCCTCACCGACAAGAAGCTGCTCCTGAAGACGATCATCGCCGATCGCGTGCAAGGCTATTCGCTGGTCGATCGAGAAGCCGAGCCGGGATTCCGTTCGGTCTCGGTGCCGGTCCGCCGCTACGACGGCGCCATCGTCGCCGCCATCAACATGGGCGCGCATGTCGATCGCGTGTCGTCTGCCGAGATGATCGAACGCTTCCTGCCGCGCCTGCGCGAGGCGGCGGCATCGGTCAAATCGATGCTGGTCTGACGGGAGCCTCACTATCTCCGCCGTCATTGCGAGGAGCGAAGCGACGAAGCAATCCATTCTATCCCGAGTCGCGCGATGGATTGCTTCGCTTCGTTCGCAATGACGGAATCAGGACCCGAGGAAGCTTGCCGCGTCGTCTGATCAGGCCCGCTTAAGACGGCGGCAAGCGTTTGAACGCGGCTTCGATCGCTTCGAACTTGGCGACGATCTGCGGTGTCACCAGATAATGCAGCGTCGCCGCGACTGACAGGCCGACAATCATCGCGATAATCGCGTACTGCGTCATCAACGCCAGCAATATCGCCCGCAGCCGGCGCCGCCGGATCTTCGGCGGCTTGGCGGCAAGGAGGGCGTCGTCTTCGCCTTCAACGCTGCTCATGAGATCGCGGTCTAATGCTCGGACAGAAGCTGATCGAGGCGCGACTGCAGCCGCCGGTTGGCCCGTTCGGTTGCGCGCAGCTTGCGGGCCCATTCCAGCGGAATGACGTCGCTCGTCTCTTCGACATCTGAAAACACCAGCCCGGCCGCGTTATGGTCGCGCCAGGCGAGACGTGCCAGGCAGGAGAGGCCCCTGCGCTGGATTTCGAAATCGATCCGGTCGGGGATGATGGCCGAGTTCTCGAATTCGATCTTCGCGCCGCGCCTGCTGAAATTGCGGACGACGCAGGCAAGCGTCGAATTGCGCGCGTTGAACGCGACCATCCCGCCGTAATAGACGCGGGCTCTTTGGTGTTGACGGCGCTCCAGCATCATTGTCCTCCATGCGATTAACGCTTTAGTAACACTCCTTCAGCGTGTATTGCAGTCGCCGCTCGCATGGAACTTGTGCGGTGGTTAACGGTCGCGCTTGCCGTCATGCAACGTCGGTTTGTCCGGAAATCAAGCGTTTACGAATGGCGCTTTCGTAGAAGCGATCAGGACACCGCGCTGCGCAGGCCGAACGCGTGCTTGTCATGCAGCACCGGCGCCACCGCATCGCTGAGTCGTGCGGCGGCGGCATCCACCGAAAGCCCCGCGGTGTCGACCACGGCTGACGCGCGGGCGTAAAGCGGCTCGCGGCTGACCAGGATGTTGCGCAGCTCCGCCATCGCGGAGCGATCGTCCGCCATCGGGCGCAAATCGCCTTGGCGGCGGACGCGGGCCATGTGTTCTTCCGGCTCGGCCTTCAGCCAGATGGTGTAGAACGACGACAGGATCAGGTCGAAGGTGAGTGGCTCGGAGACGATGCCGCCGCCGGTCGCCAGCACCATCAGTTCTTTGCGCGCCAGCAATTGCGAGAGCGCCGCCTGCTCCATGCGCCGAAAACCTTCCTGGCCGTAGAGCGCGATGATCTCGGCAACCGACAATCCGTTCTGCGCCTCGACTTCCTTGTTGAGCTCGACGAACTTCCAGCCGATCTTCTTCGCCAGCATCTTGCCGAGCGTGGATTTGCCGGCGCCGCGCAGGCCGATCAGAGCGATGCCGGCGAACGAGATCCGCCGCTGCGCCGACAGGCCGCCGCCGGCCAGCGCATTCTTGGCCTGCGCGATCTGGGCCGGCGTTGCCTTGCGCAGGAGGTCGCGGATCACGGCCCAGTCAGGCGCCGGCTCCGTTGCGGGAATCAGGTCTTCGAGATGCGCGCCCATCGCGTTCGACACGCGCCGCAGCAGCACGATCGAGACATTGCCCTTGCCGCTTTCGAGTTGCGCGATGTAGCGCTCGGATATTCCTGAAACCTTGGCGAGCACTTTTCGCGACATACCGCGAAGGGCGCGCATGGTGCGCACACGCTGGCCAAGCTGCTCGAGAAAGCCGGATTCGGGGTCACTGGCCTCGGTCATTTCCCTCGTTCGGGCATTGCGTCGGGGTGAACGGATTTCGGAAACATAATGCCGATGAGGATTGACAGCAAGCGCGGCCGGTGTCTTTGTATGAATTATAATTCTTAAAAACTCAGGAGAGAAGCGTCGTGAGCGGCACGTCCGGTTCGTACAATGCGGTGACCTGGCTGCTCGACCGCAATGTCGAGGAGGGGCGCGGCGCCAAGCTCGTCTTCACCGACACCGTCACCGAACTCACCTATGGCGAGCTGCAGCGGCAGACCCGCCGTGTTGCCAACATGCTGCGCCGGCTCGGCGTCCGCCGCGAAGAGCGCGTGGCGATGATCATGCTGGATACGGTGGATTTCCCGTGTGTGTTTCTCGGCGCGATCCGCGCCGGCGTCGTGCCGGTACCGCTCAACACGCTGCTGACGGCCGAACAGTATGCCTACATTCTCGGAGACTGCCGTGCGCGCGTCCTGTTCGTCTCCCAAGCGCTGCTGCCGGTCGTCAAAGATATCGTCGCGCAGATGCCCGACCTCGAGCATGTTGTCGTGTCAGGCAGGGACGCGCACGGCCACAGGAAACTTTCCGATGAGCTGGCGCGAGAGAGCGATACGTTTGCGACCGCGGCGACGCATCCCGATGAGCCGGCGTTCTGGCTCTATTCCTCGGGCTCGACCGGCATGCCCAAGGGCGTGCGGCATCTGCATTCCAACCTCGCCGCAACGGCCGACACCTACGCTAAACAGGTGCTCGGCATTCGCGAGGACGATGTTTGTCTGTCGGCGGCAAAACTGTTCTTCGCCTATGGCCTCGGCAATGCGCTGACGTTTCCGATGTCGGTCGGCGCTTCCACGGTCTTGCACACGGAACGGCCGACGCCGGCGGCGATGTTCGCGCTGATGAACAAGTACAACCCGACCATCTTCTACGGCGTGCCGACGCTGTTCGCCGCGATGCTCAATGACGAGACGCTGAAGGATGCCCGCGCCGGCAATCGCTTGCGCATCTGCACCTCAGCCGGCGAAGCGCTGCCGGAATCGGTCGGCAACGCCTGGAAGGCGCGTTTCGGTGTCGACATCCTCGACGGCGTTGGCTCGACCGAGCTGCTGCACATCTTCCTCTCCAACGCGCCCGGCGACATCAAATACGGCTCATCGGGCCGTCCAGTGCCCGGCTACAAGGTGCGGTTGGTCAATGAAGCCGGCGCCGAGGTGGCTGACGGCGAGGTCGGCGAATTGCTGGTCGATGCGCCCTCGGCCGGCGAGGGCTACTGGAATCAGCGTGCCAAGAGCCGTTCAACCTTCGAGGGCCACTGGACCCGCACCGGTGACAAATACATTCGCGACGCCGACGGCCGTTACACCTTCTGCGGCCGAAGCGACGACATGTTCAAGGTTTCGGGCATCTGGGTCTCGCCGTTCGAGGTCGAGAGCGCGCTGATCACCCATCCGGCCGTGCTCGAGGCCGCCGTCGTGCCGGAAGCCGATCCCGAAGGATTGTTGAAGCCGAAAGCCTTTGTCGTGCTGCGCGCCGGCGCGAAAACCGATGACCTGCATGAGGTGTTGAAAGAGCACGTCAAGCAGAAGATCGGTCCATGGAAATATCCGCGCTGGATCGACGTGGTGGAATCCCTTCCGAAGACGGCGACAGGGAAGATTCAGCGGTTCAAGCTGCGGGATAGCGAGACGGCGAAGGCATGATGGACTTGTCGTTCGAAATGCAAAGCGTTGCTGCAAGTGGCGCTCGTTCCCTCCCCCCTTGCGGGGTCCGAGGCGAGCGAAGCTCGCTCTCGAGGCTAGGGAGAGGGGTAAGCCGCAACGGCGGTGCGCGTGGCTACTCCTCTCCCCAACCCTCCCCCGCAAGGGGGGAGGGAGCTCACCGCGCCGTGTTGTGAGGGGAGCGGTTACAATGACAACCCTTACCTCCCAGGGCTTCCTCACCGTCGGCGCCTCGCATCTCGAATATCGCATGATCGGCCCGTCGCCCGAGCACGCGCCTGTTATCGTGATGCTGCATGAGGGCCTCGGCTCGACCGGCCTGTGGGGCGATTTTCCCGACAAGCTCCAGGCCGCGACCGGCGCCGGCGTATTCGTCTATTCGCGCGCGGGCTACGGCGCATCGACGCCGGTGAAATTGCCGCGCCCGCTCGACTACATGCATGTCGAGGCGCTCGACGTGTTGCCAAAACTACTCGACAAGATCGCCTTTCGCCGCGGCCTGCTGCTCGGCCATTCCGATGGCGCTTCGATCGCGGCAATCTATGCGGGCTCGCATCAGGATCACCGCGTGCAGGGCCTCGCGCTGATCGCCCCGCATTTCATCGTCGAGGATATTTCGGTGGCCTCGATTGCGGCGATCCGGACCGCCTACGAGACCACGAACCTGAAGGGGAAGCTGTCGCGCTGGCACCGGGACGTCGACAACGCCTTCTATGGCTGGAACGGCGCCTGGCTCGATCCGAAATTCCGCAACTGGGATATTTCCGAATACCTCGCCTATATCCGCGTGCCGGTCGCGATCCTGCAAGGCGTGGATGACCAGTATGGGACCATGCGCCAGGTCGAGATCGCCAGGGAAGAGTGCTACTGTCCGGTCGATGTGACTGTGATTCCGGGCGCGGGACATCAGCCGCATCGCGAAGCGCCGGAGGCGACGCTCGATGCGATTTCGGAATTCGCAAAGGCGGTGTTGCAGGTGCAGGACGGCTCGCAGGGACGGGCCGCGTAACGCATTTTCTTCTTCTGTGCTTGCCGAGGCGCTGTTCCGATGACTGCGCCGCGCTCAGGCATCGGACATCTGCCGCTGCCGCGATGGGCTTATGTGCCCGACCAGTCCAAGGAAGTCGCCGCCGATTACGAAACGCTGGCCCAAATCGCCACTCAGGTGCCGGCGCGCTTTCAGGGCTACGTGCCGGCGCGCCACCCGGCCTGCGCTACGGCATGGCGCTCAACGACCATGGCTACTTCTGGGAATCGCAAGAAATCCTGGAAGCGGTATGGGCGGCGGCGCCGCAGGGCGGCCGCGAGCGGATATTGTTGCGCGCCTGCATCCTGATTGCGACCGCCAATCTGCGGATGCACAAGCCGCACGTCGCGGTGCGGCTGTTCGGTGAAGCGCTCGGCGAACTCGAGGGGCTGAGCATGCGGAATGCCGGTAGCGACGGCTTTGCCGACAGCTTTCCGGTTGCGGCCCTGGCGGGCCTCATCACGGCCAAATTGGAGCAGCCGCAGCTCGCCCCGGCCTATTGGGTAGCTTTCGCGGCCGCCGGCCGAACATGAAACAAAATGCATGTTCCAGCGCTTTACGCTAGACTCAACCGAAAACATGCATTATTGTGCATGCAGCGAACCAAGCAAATCCTGAGAAAAACGACAGAGGGTGGCTCATGGCCGGTGAAGATCGCGTCCTCGCAGGCGGCGCGAAATACATCGATTTTCAAACCGATCCGTCGCGCTACCGGCACTGGAAGCTGGCGGTCGAGGGCGAGGTCGCAACCCTCACCATGGACGTCGATGAGAATGCCGGCCTGTTCGAGGGCTATCAGCTCAAGCTGAATTCCTATGATCTCGGCGTCGATATCGAACTCGCCGACGCCGTGCAGCGGCTTCGGTTCGAACATCCTGAAGTAAAAGTGGTGGTGATGCGTTCCGGCAAGAACCGCGTGTTCTGCGCCGGCGCCAATATCCGCATGCTGGCGGGCGCGACCCACGCCCATAAAGTCAATTTCTGCAAATTCACCAACGAGACCCGCAACGGCCTGGAAGATTCGTCGGAAAATTCCGGGCAGCGCTTCATCACCGTCGTCAACGGCACGGCGGCCGGCGGCGGCTATGAGTTGGCGCTCGCGACCGATCACATCATCCTGGCCGATGACGGCGCCGCTGCCGTGGCGCTGCCGGAAGTGCCGCTGCTCGCGGTGCTGCCGGGCACCGGCGGTCTGACGCGCGTGGTCGACAAGCGCAAGGTGCGCCGCGACCATGCCGACTTCTTCTGCACCATCGAGGAAGGAATTAAAGGCAAGCGCGCGGTTGCGTGGCGGCTGGTCGACGAGATCGCGCCGAACAGTAAGTTGGAGACCAAGGTCGCCGAGCGTGCAAAAGAATTCGCCGCCGCCTCGAAGCGCAACGGCAGCGGCAAGGGCGTCACGCTGACGCCGCTCAACCGCACCATTGACGACAGCGGAATCCGCTATGGCTTTGTCAACATCGACATCGACCGCGCCGCGCGGATCGCCACCATTTCGATCAAGGCGCCGGAGGCCGCGCCGCCGGCCGATATCGATGGCCTGATCGCGCAGGGCGCGTCGTTCTGGCCGCTGCAGGTGGCGCGCGAGTTGGACGATGCGATTCTTCACCTGCGCATCAACGAACTCGAAATCGCGATGCTGGTGTTCAAGTCGCATGGCGATCCCGCCAATGTGGTAGCCTGCGACGCCTTCCTCGAAGCCAACAAGGCGCACTGGCTGGTCAACGAAATCAGGCATTACTGGAAACGCGTGTTGAAGCGCATCGACGTCACCTCGCGCACGCTGGTGACGCTGGTCGAGCCCGGCTCCTGCTTCGCCGGCACGCTCGCCGAACTCGTGTTCGCCGCCGACCGCTCCTATATGCTGATCGGCTCACGCCAGGGCGACAACCGCCCGCCGCCGGCGATCCAGCTCACCGCGCTGAATTTCGGCCCCTATCCGATGAGCCATGGCCTGACCCGGCTGCAATCGCGCTTCCAGGCCGATCCGGCCGATCTGGAGCGCACGGAAGCCACCATCGGCACCACGCTCGACGCTGAGGAAGCCGAAGAGCTCGGTCTGGTCACCTTCGCGCTCGACGACATCGATTGGGACGACGAGGTGCGGGTGTTCCTGGAAGAGCGAACCTCCTTCTCGCCCGACGGCCTCACCGGCATGGAAGCAAATCTGCGCTTCGTCGGTCCCGAGACCATGGAATCGAAAATCTTCTCGCGCCTCACGGCGTGGCAGAACTGGATCTTCCAGCGCCCCAACGCGGTCGGCGAAGAAGGCGCGCTGCGCCGCTACGGCACCGGCCAGAAGGCGCAATTCGATATGACGAGAGTGTAGCGGAAAACCGCCGTCATCCTGAGGTGCGAGCGCAAGCGAGCCTCGAAGGATGGTTGGGACCAAGCCAGCATCCTTCGAGACGCGGCGAAGCCGCCGCTCCTCAGGATGACGGTCGAGCAAGACGCCATAACGACTCCAAGGAGCACGCCATGAACTTCATGAACGTCGACTACTCGACCAAAATCCCTAACAACGTGAATCTCAGTGAAGACCGCCAGGTGCTGAAGGCGCTGGAGGGCTGGCATCCCGGTTACATGGATTGGTGGGGCGACATGGGGCCGGAAGGTTTTCAGCAGTCGCTGGTTTACTTGCGCACCGCCTATTCGGTCGATCCGCGCGGCTGGGCCAAGTTCGACTACGTCAAGATGCCGGAATACCGCTGGGGCATTCTTCTTGCTCCCCAGGAAGAAAACCGCGTCATTCCCTTTGGTGAGAATTACGGCAAGCCGGCTTGGCAGGAAGTCCCCGGCGAACACCGTGCCACGTTGCGCCGCCTGATCGTGATCCAGGGCGACACTGAGCCCGCCTCCGTCGAGCAGCAGCGCCATCTCGGCAAGACCGCGCCTTCGCTCTATGACTTGCGCAACCTGTTCCAGGTCAATGTCGAGGAAGGCCGCCATCTCTGGGCGATGGTCTATCTCCTGCAGAAATATTTCGGCCGCGACGGCCGCGAGGAGGCCGACGATTTGTTGCGGCGCCGCTCGGGCGATGCGGATTCCCCGCGCATGCTCGGTGCCTTCAACGAGGCGACGCCGGACTGGCTGTCGTTCTTCATGTTCACCTATTTCACCGATCGCGACGGCAAGATGCAGTTGCACAGCCTCGCGCAATCCGGCTTCGATCCGCTTTCGCGCACCTGCCGCTTCATGCTGACCGAAGAGGCGCATCACATGTTCGTCGGCGAGACCGGCATTAGCCGCGTCGTGCAGCGCACCTGCGAGGCGATGAAGGCGGCCGGCATCACCGATCCCACCGACGTCGCCAAGGTCCGCGCGCTCGGCGTGATCGACTTGCCGACCATCCAGAAGAAGCTGAACCTGCACTATTCGCTGTCGCTTGATCTGTTCGGCTCGGAAGTATCGACCAACGCGGCGAATGCCTTCAACGCCGGCATCAAGGGCCGCTACAAGGAAACCCAGATCGACGACGACCACCAGCTCAAGAACGCCACTTATCCGGTGCTCAAGCTGGTCGACGGCGTGATCAAGCGGGTCGACGAGCCGGCGCTGACCGCGCTCAACATGCGGCTGCGCGACGACTACACGCAGGATTGCGTCAAGGGCATGCTGCGCTGGAACAAGGTGATCTCGACCGCGGGCTATCAGTACAAGCTGACCCTGCCGAACGTCGCGTTCCACCGCCAGATCGGCGAATTCAAGGACGTGCACGCGACGCCCGACGGCGTCCTGATCGACGACGCCACCTGGAACCAACGCAAGGGCGAATGGTTGCCTTCGTCGCAGGACGGCGACTTCATCGCCTCGCTGATGAAGCCGGTCACCGAAGCCGGCCAGTACGCCTCCTGGATCTCGCCGCCGAAAGTCGGCATCGACAACAAGCCCGGCGATTTCGAGTACGTGAAGATCGAGACCTGAACCGCCCCGCATCGGGGAGCAGCACATGGACCCCGACAACGACCTCGAAGCAATGGACCGCGACCAACTGGTCGCGGAGGTGAAGCGTCTAAGGGCAGGCATCCGCACGCACCGCGACAGCACCGGTCATGATTTGTGCTGGCATCATCCCGATCTCTGGGGACTGCTGCCCGAGCGTGTCGCTCCGGAAGTAGCCGTCCCGCCCTGGCCGAAATTCCTGCGCGGATGCCTGCGATACCGTGAAGCGCTGGATCGCGAGCTGCCCAACGCGCCGCAGGCTGATTTCGAGTATGAAAAGGACGAGCCGTGAGGGAAGCGCAAGCGGCATCCTCAATGCACGCCGTCATCACCCGCGAAAGCGGGTGATCCAGTAAACACCAGCGTCAATAACAGAAACGCCGCGGTCAACCAGTTGAAGCCGCGGCGTACTGGATACCCCGCTTTCGCGGGGTATGACGCTGTGGGGCTACCCCGCGATCTCGCTGCCCGCCGTCGCATACACCACGCCGCCGTCCACCGCGATCGTATTGCCGACGACATAATTCCCCGCGCGCGAGGCAAGGTAGATCGCGACACCCGCCATATCCTCGTCGGTGCCGACGCGCCGTGCCGGAACGCGCTTTGCCACTTCATCGGCGTGATCGCGCGCGGCGCGGTTCATGTCGGATTTGAAGGCGCCCGGCGCAATCGCGGTGACGTTGATATTGTCCTTGATCAGCTTGGCCGCCATGCGCCGCGTCAGATGGATCACCGCGGCTTTACTTGCCGCATATGAATAGGTCTCCGTCGGATTGACGAAGATGCCGTCGA
This genomic window contains:
- the boxC gene encoding 2,3-epoxybenzoyl-CoA dihydrolase, whose product is MAGEDRVLAGGAKYIDFQTDPSRYRHWKLAVEGEVATLTMDVDENAGLFEGYQLKLNSYDLGVDIELADAVQRLRFEHPEVKVVVMRSGKNRVFCAGANIRMLAGATHAHKVNFCKFTNETRNGLEDSSENSGQRFITVVNGTAAGGGYELALATDHIILADDGAAAVALPEVPLLAVLPGTGGLTRVVDKRKVRRDHADFFCTIEEGIKGKRAVAWRLVDEIAPNSKLETKVAERAKEFAAASKRNGSGKGVTLTPLNRTIDDSGIRYGFVNIDIDRAARIATISIKAPEAAPPADIDGLIAQGASFWPLQVARELDDAILHLRINELEIAMLVFKSHGDPANVVACDAFLEANKAHWLVNEIRHYWKRVLKRIDVTSRTLVTLVEPGSCFAGTLAELVFAADRSYMLIGSRQGDNRPPPAIQLTALNFGPYPMSHGLTRLQSRFQADPADLERTEATIGTTLDAEEAEELGLVTFALDDIDWDDEVRVFLEERTSFSPDGLTGMEANLRFVGPETMESKIFSRLTAWQNWIFQRPNAVGEEGALRRYGTGQKAQFDMTRV
- the boxB gene encoding benzoyl-CoA 2,3-epoxidase subunit BoxB; this translates as MNVDYSTKIPNNVNLSEDRQVLKALEGWHPGYMDWWGDMGPEGFQQSLVYLRTAYSVDPRGWAKFDYVKMPEYRWGILLAPQEENRVIPFGENYGKPAWQEVPGEHRATLRRLIVIQGDTEPASVEQQRHLGKTAPSLYDLRNLFQVNVEEGRHLWAMVYLLQKYFGRDGREEADDLLRRRSGDADSPRMLGAFNEATPDWLSFFMFTYFTDRDGKMQLHSLAQSGFDPLSRTCRFMLTEEAHHMFVGETGISRVVQRTCEAMKAAGITDPTDVAKVRALGVIDLPTIQKKLNLHYSLSLDLFGSEVSTNAANAFNAGIKGRYKETQIDDDHQLKNATYPVLKLVDGVIKRVDEPALTALNMRLRDDYTQDCVKGMLRWNKVISTAGYQYKLTLPNVAFHRQIGEFKDVHATPDGVLIDDATWNQRKGEWLPSSQDGDFIASLMKPVTEAGQYASWISPPKVGIDNKPGDFEYVKIET